The Agrobacterium vitis genome has a segment encoding these proteins:
- a CDS encoding Maf family nucleotide pyrophosphatase, which yields MSIPVILASTSPFRRQLLEQAGLRFTVMAPDIDEREIEGRVEHQHVSPQELAQVLACEKALAVSRQAPDGLVIGGDQVLALGDRVYHKPKDLSVARDQLLSLRGETHVLYSALALARQGEVIWRHVSLARMTMRMFSETFLDDYLDRVGGAILKSVGGYQIEGLGVQLFSDIVGDYFTIVGVPLLPLMEKLRELDVVHA from the coding sequence ATGTCAATTCCCGTTATTCTTGCATCGACCAGCCCTTTCCGCCGGCAATTGCTGGAGCAGGCCGGTTTGCGCTTCACGGTCATGGCACCCGATATCGATGAGCGCGAAATCGAAGGTCGGGTCGAACATCAGCACGTGTCACCACAAGAGCTGGCTCAGGTGCTGGCCTGCGAAAAGGCTTTGGCCGTGAGCCGGCAGGCCCCGGATGGTCTTGTGATCGGCGGCGATCAGGTTTTGGCTCTGGGCGACCGTGTCTATCATAAACCGAAGGATCTCAGCGTCGCTCGTGACCAATTGCTCAGCTTGCGGGGTGAAACCCATGTGCTTTATAGCGCGCTGGCGCTGGCGAGACAGGGTGAAGTGATCTGGCGGCATGTCTCCCTGGCTCGGATGACGATGCGGATGTTCAGTGAGACGTTTCTGGACGACTATCTCGATCGGGTAGGCGGGGCAATCCTGAAAAGCGTTGGTGGCTACCAGATCGAAGGCTTGGGTGTGCAGTTGTTTTCGGATATCGTCGGGGACTATTTTACCATCGTCGGCGTGCCGCTTTTGCCTTTGATGGAGAAACTACGCGAATTGGATGTTGTGCATGCATGA
- a CDS encoding pyruvate, water dikinase regulatory protein, whose translation MENRKNFFHLHLISDSTGETLISAGRAAAVQFPHSNPIEHVYPLVRNRRQADAVLQSIDKEPGIVLYTIVDPELADFIDRRCIEIGVPSVNVLEPVIGTFQAYLGPLARRRVGAQHVMNADYFARIEALNYTMDHDDGQMAEDYDQADVVLVGISRTSKTPTSIYLANRGIKTANIPIVPDSPLPESLLAAKGPLIVGLIATSDRISQVRGHRELGTVSGFDPSDYTDRASIAEELKYARSLCARHNWPVIDVTRRSIEETAAAIIALRAKPR comes from the coding sequence GTGGAGAACAGAAAAAACTTCTTTCATCTGCACCTCATTTCTGACTCAACGGGAGAAACCCTGATCTCGGCTGGACGGGCAGCAGCGGTTCAGTTTCCGCATTCCAATCCGATCGAGCATGTCTATCCACTGGTGCGCAACCGCCGGCAGGCGGATGCCGTGCTCCAATCGATCGATAAGGAACCCGGCATCGTTCTTTACACCATTGTCGATCCGGAGCTGGCGGACTTTATTGATCGGCGTTGTATCGAGATCGGTGTACCCAGCGTTAACGTGCTTGAGCCTGTTATCGGGACGTTTCAGGCCTATCTTGGTCCACTGGCGCGTCGGCGCGTCGGCGCCCAGCATGTGATGAATGCCGATTATTTTGCGCGTATTGAGGCGCTGAATTACACGATGGATCACGATGATGGCCAGATGGCCGAGGATTACGACCAGGCAGACGTCGTTCTGGTAGGGATCAGTCGTACATCGAAAACCCCGACCAGCATCTATCTCGCCAATCGTGGCATTAAGACCGCCAATATTCCCATCGTGCCAGATTCGCCCTTACCCGAATCGCTGCTCGCTGCAAAAGGGCCATTGATCGTTGGATTGATCGCCACGTCTGATCGGATTTCACAAGTTCGCGGCCATCGTGAATTGGGAACCGTCAGTGGTTTCGATCCAAGCGATTATACGGACAGGGCGAGCATTGCAGAAGAATTGAAATATGCCCGTTCGCTGTGTGCCCGTCACAATTGGCCGGTCATTGATGTGACGCGGCGATCAATTGAAGAGACAGCAGCGGCAATCATTGCGCTGCGTGCCAAGCCGCGCTAA
- the hemE gene encoding uroporphyrinogen decarboxylase: MTLSAENRKVLKVLEGQSLSPPPIWLMRQAGRYLPEYRQTRAQAGSFLDLCYSPELATEVTLQPIRRYAFDAAILFSDILVIPDALNRNVTFTEGKGPEMTPITADEILDLPDQSVFPHLNPVIETVSRLRQTLPDETTLLGFCGAPWTVATYMIAGHGTPDQAPARLFAYRHRQAFLRLLDHLADLSAEYLQAQIDAGADAVQIFDSWAGVLGEEEFADFCVKPVKRIIDKLRLSRPDAKIISFAKGAGTLLKDYRRRTGADAIGLDWSVPLSFAAELQKDGPVQGNLDPMLAVAGGQAMRDGIDRILDRLGTGPLIFNLGHGITPQADPETVRELVQHVRQKVQ; this comes from the coding sequence ATGACTTTGAGCGCTGAAAACCGTAAAGTCCTGAAAGTGCTTGAAGGCCAGAGCCTTTCACCACCGCCAATCTGGCTGATGCGTCAGGCTGGCCGCTATCTCCCAGAATATCGTCAAACGCGGGCACAGGCCGGAAGTTTCCTCGATCTCTGTTATTCCCCGGAACTGGCGACGGAAGTCACGCTCCAGCCAATCCGCCGTTACGCATTCGATGCTGCCATTCTGTTTTCCGACATTCTCGTCATTCCCGATGCCCTGAATCGAAACGTCACCTTCACCGAAGGCAAAGGCCCTGAAATGACGCCGATCACCGCCGATGAGATTCTGGATTTACCGGACCAATCGGTTTTCCCGCATCTGAACCCGGTGATCGAAACAGTGTCGCGATTACGCCAGACATTGCCGGATGAAACCACTCTGCTTGGATTTTGTGGTGCCCCCTGGACTGTGGCAACCTATATGATCGCCGGGCATGGCACCCCGGATCAGGCCCCGGCCCGCCTGTTTGCCTATCGACATCGCCAGGCTTTCCTGCGGCTTCTGGATCACCTCGCTGATCTTTCTGCCGAATATTTGCAGGCGCAGATCGACGCTGGTGCAGATGCGGTGCAAATCTTTGATTCCTGGGCTGGGGTTCTGGGTGAAGAGGAATTTGCGGATTTTTGTGTCAAGCCAGTCAAACGGATCATCGACAAACTGCGTCTCAGCCGCCCCGACGCGAAAATCATCAGTTTTGCGAAAGGGGCTGGAACACTCCTGAAGGATTACCGTCGCCGGACCGGAGCTGACGCAATTGGGCTGGATTGGAGTGTGCCTTTGTCCTTTGCCGCCGAGTTGCAAAAAGACGGACCTGTTCAGGGTAATCTCGATCCGATGCTGGCGGTTGCCGGTGGTCAGGCGATGCGTGATGGCATAGACAGGATCCTGGACCGGCTCGGGACCGGTCCGCTGATCTTCAATCTGGGCCATGGGATTACGCCACAAGCCGATCCGGAAACGGTGCGAGAGCTCGTGCAGCATGTCAGGCAAAAGGTGCAATGA
- the hemJ gene encoding protoporphyrinogen oxidase HemJ yields MSGRQSGETAGKTARLRALVALAIFCLIVIALFWAGPDQSYLWIKALHVIAIISWMAGLLYMPRLLIYHFDAPKGSLQAETFAVMERRLMNVIMRPAMALSWILGLYLAWSVFGFHGGWLHAKLAAVVCLTLANEYLGMATKSFANGEYLKTPRFWRAFNEIPTVLMIVIVILVIVKPF; encoded by the coding sequence ATGAGTGGCAGGCAAAGCGGAGAAACAGCTGGGAAGACCGCACGCCTGCGGGCCTTGGTGGCCCTTGCCATTTTTTGCCTGATCGTGATTGCCTTGTTTTGGGCTGGCCCCGATCAATCCTATCTCTGGATAAAGGCCTTGCATGTCATCGCGATCATCTCCTGGATGGCGGGCCTGCTCTATATGCCGCGGCTGCTGATCTACCATTTCGATGCGCCGAAGGGATCGCTCCAAGCCGAGACATTTGCGGTTATGGAGCGTCGCCTGATGAATGTGATCATGCGTCCTGCAATGGCCCTTTCCTGGATTCTGGGTCTTTATCTCGCCTGGTCGGTTTTTGGATTCCACGGCGGATGGCTGCACGCAAAACTGGCTGCGGTTGTTTGTCTCACCCTCGCTAACGAATATCTCGGCATGGCCACAAAATCCTTTGCCAACGGCGAGTATTTGAAAACCCCGCGATTTTGGCGGGCTTTCAATGAAATCCCGACAGTCCTGATGATCGTGATTGTCATTCTGGTCATTGTAAAACCCTTCTAA
- the rho gene encoding transcription termination factor Rho, which produces MAEMKLQELKSKSPTDLLAFAESLEVENASTMRKQELMFAILKMLASQDVEIIGEGVVEVLQDGFGFMRSANANYLPGPDDIYISPSQIRRFSLKTGDTVEGPIRGPKEGERYFALLKVNTINFEDPEKIRHKVHFDNLTPLYPNERFKMELEIPTSKDLSSRVIDLVAPLGKGQRGLIVAPPRTGKTVLLQNIAHSITANHPECYLIVLLIDERPEEVTDMQRSVRGEVVSSTFDEPAVRHVQVAEMVIEKAKRLVEHGRDVVILLDSITRLGRAYNTVVPSSGKVLTGGVDANALQRPKRFFGAARNIEEGGSLTIIATALIDTGSRMDEVIFEEFKGTGNSEIVLDRKVADKRIFPSMDILKSGTRKEDLLVPRQDLQKIFVLRRILAPMGTTDAIEFLIDKLKQTKTNGDFFESMNT; this is translated from the coding sequence ATGGCTGAAATGAAGCTACAAGAACTCAAGAGCAAATCGCCAACCGATCTGCTGGCCTTTGCGGAATCGCTTGAGGTCGAAAATGCCAGCACGATGCGCAAACAGGAATTGATGTTTGCCATTTTGAAAATGCTGGCCAGCCAGGATGTCGAAATCATTGGTGAAGGCGTTGTCGAAGTCCTGCAGGATGGTTTCGGGTTCATGCGTTCGGCCAATGCCAACTATTTGCCGGGTCCGGACGACATCTATATTTCGCCGTCGCAGATCCGTCGGTTTTCGCTGAAGACCGGCGATACCGTCGAAGGACCGATCCGCGGACCCAAGGAAGGCGAGCGCTATTTCGCGCTGCTGAAAGTCAATACGATCAATTTCGAGGATCCGGAAAAGATCCGCCATAAGGTCCACTTCGATAACCTGACGCCGCTCTACCCGAATGAGCGGTTCAAGATGGAATTGGAGATTCCTACCTCCAAGGATCTTTCCTCCCGGGTCATCGATCTGGTTGCGCCGCTTGGCAAAGGCCAGCGTGGCTTGATCGTCGCGCCGCCGCGGACTGGTAAAACCGTCCTGCTCCAGAATATCGCTCATTCCATTACCGCCAACCATCCGGAATGCTATCTGATCGTCCTTCTGATCGATGAACGTCCTGAAGAAGTGACGGATATGCAGCGTTCCGTGCGGGGCGAAGTCGTTTCCTCCACCTTTGACGAGCCGGCCGTGCGCCATGTTCAGGTCGCGGAAATGGTCATTGAGAAGGCCAAACGGTTGGTTGAGCACGGTCGTGACGTTGTCATCCTGCTCGATTCCATTACCCGCCTTGGCCGTGCCTACAACACCGTCGTTCCGTCTTCTGGCAAGGTCCTGACGGGTGGTGTCGATGCCAATGCGCTGCAACGCCCCAAGCGCTTCTTTGGCGCAGCGCGTAATATCGAAGAAGGTGGTTCGCTGACGATTATTGCAACCGCGTTGATCGATACCGGCAGCCGTATGGACGAAGTGATCTTTGAAGAGTTCAAAGGTACCGGCAATTCCGAAATTGTGCTTGACCGCAAGGTTGCCGACAAACGTATCTTCCCGTCCATGGATATTCTGAAATCCGGAACGCGCAAAGAAGACTTGCTTGTGCCGCGTCAGGACCTTCAGAAGATCTTTGTTCTTCGCCGGATTCTTGCTCCAATGGGAACAACCGACGCTATCGAATTCCTGATCGACAAATTGAAACAGACGAAGACCAATGGCGATTTCTTCGAATCGATGAATACCTGA
- the mnmE gene encoding tRNA uridine-5-carboxymethylaminomethyl(34) synthesis GTPase MnmE: MAVDTIFALSTGSLPSGVAVIRLSGPDVQAVLTELCGMVPEPRQATLRSIRHRDGLVIDRGLVLFFSGPSSFTGEDCGELHVHGSRAVVSVLLSTLASFSGCRLAEPGEFSRRAFENGKLDLVEIEGLADLLAAETEMQRRQALAQASGHATGIYESWREKLIYGRAMIEAELDFADEGDIPGSVSDQVWDTIADLRTQISAAIVDDRRGEIIRDGFNVVIAGPPNAGKSSLINALAGRDVAIVTHYAGTTRDVLQCDIDLEGYVVRLYDTAGIRETEEVIEQEGIRRALRKVEEADLVLLLDDVSSPGHTINIVSVPFITIGTKLDLVSASDEIGRDLVISTYVADDVDRVRSVILDSIRKRFGQSESVIPSRLRHIECLRDAVSYIEQALDGRLSLEIRADFLRLASDSLGRLVGRIDTETLLGKIFSEFCVGK, translated from the coding sequence ATGGCAGTCGATACTATTTTTGCCCTCTCGACCGGATCGCTTCCGAGTGGTGTAGCCGTCATTCGGTTATCGGGTCCTGATGTCCAAGCCGTTTTAACAGAACTTTGTGGTATGGTTCCTGAGCCACGCCAGGCCACGTTACGATCGATTCGGCACCGTGATGGACTGGTGATTGACCGCGGACTGGTCCTTTTCTTCTCCGGCCCCTCCTCGTTCACTGGTGAGGATTGCGGGGAACTACACGTGCATGGGAGTCGTGCCGTGGTAAGTGTTTTGCTTTCGACACTGGCCTCGTTCTCCGGTTGCCGCCTTGCAGAGCCAGGAGAGTTTTCGAGACGCGCTTTCGAAAACGGAAAGCTGGATTTGGTCGAAATTGAAGGCCTAGCCGATCTGCTGGCAGCGGAAACAGAAATGCAGCGGCGCCAAGCTCTAGCCCAAGCCAGCGGTCACGCGACCGGTATCTATGAGAGCTGGCGTGAGAAATTGATCTATGGCCGCGCGATGATTGAGGCTGAGTTGGATTTTGCCGATGAAGGGGATATTCCCGGCTCGGTGTCAGATCAGGTTTGGGATACCATTGCCGACCTCCGCACGCAGATTTCAGCGGCTATTGTCGATGACCGGCGAGGTGAGATCATTCGTGACGGTTTCAACGTTGTGATTGCTGGGCCTCCTAACGCTGGCAAGTCGAGCCTCATTAATGCGCTTGCTGGTCGGGATGTAGCGATTGTTACCCATTATGCCGGGACGACACGGGACGTTCTGCAATGTGATATAGACCTTGAAGGATATGTTGTTCGCCTGTATGACACCGCCGGTATTCGAGAGACCGAAGAGGTCATCGAACAGGAAGGCATACGGCGGGCATTGCGCAAGGTCGAAGAAGCCGATCTCGTTCTATTGCTTGATGACGTTTCATCTCCAGGCCACACAATTAATATTGTTTCGGTTCCGTTTATCACCATAGGCACAAAACTTGATCTTGTGTCGGCAAGTGATGAGATTGGACGAGATCTCGTCATTTCGACTTATGTTGCAGACGATGTGGATAGGGTCCGAAGCGTAATTCTTGATTCGATTCGGAAACGGTTTGGTCAGAGTGAATCAGTGATCCCAAGTCGCTTGCGACATATTGAATGCCTGCGAGATGCAGTTTCTTACATTGAGCAGGCCTTGGATGGGCGACTGAGCTTGGAAATCAG